A single genomic interval of Pan paniscus chromosome 18, NHGRI_mPanPan1-v2.0_pri, whole genome shotgun sequence harbors:
- the DNAAF1 gene encoding dynein axonemal assembly factor 1 isoform X15, with product MHPEPSEPAAGGAAELDCAQEPGVEESAGDHGSAGRGSCKEEINDPKEICVGSSDTSYHSQQKQSGDNGSAGHFAHPREDREDRSPRMTKSSLQKLCKQHKLYITPALNDTLYLHFKGFDRIENLEEYTGLRCLWLQSNGIQKIENLEAQTELRCLFLQMNLLHKIENLEPLQKLDALNLSNNYIKTIENLSCLPVLNTLQMAHNHLETVEDIQHLQECLRLCVLDLSHNKLSDPEILSILESMPDLRVLNLMGNPVIRHIPNYRRTVTVRLKHLTYLDDRPVFPKDRACAEAWARGGYAAEKEERQQWESRERKKITDSIEALAMIKQRAEERKRQRESQERGEMTSSDDGENVPASAEGKEEPPGDRETRQKMELFVKESFEAKDELCPEKPSGEEPPVEAKGEDGGREPEGTLPAETLLLSSPVEVKGEDGDGEPEGTLPAEAPPPPPPVEVKGEDGDQEPEGTLPAEAPPLLPPVEAQGEDGGRQPEGTLPAETLLLSPPVKVKGEDGDQEPEGTLPAEAPPPPPLGASREEPTPQAVATEGVFVTELDGTRKEDLETIRLETKETFCIDNMCFPKIEVISSLSDDSDPELDYTSLPVLENLPTDTLSNIFAVSKDTSKAARVPFTDIFKKEAKRNLEIRKQDTKSPRPLIQELSDEDPSGQPLMPPTCQRDAAPLTSSGDRDSDFLAASSPAHRCQTHVPREKEHQPSSLCMSSVSDSCCGGTLSSLKNVTIPIHLQLTSLFHP from the exons aaattaaTGATCCTAAGGAAATATGTGTGGGTTCTTCTGACACATCCTACCACAGCCAGCAGAAACAGAGTGGTGATAATGGGTCAGCTGGTCACTTCGCACACCCAAGAGAAGACAGGGAAGATCGGAGCCCCAG aATGACTAAAAGTTCCCTGCAAAAACTCTGCAAGCAGCACAAGCTTTATATTACCCCAGCATTGAATGATACGCTGTATTTACACTTTAAAG GTTTTGATCGCATTGAGAACCTGGAAGAGTACACAGGTCTGCGCTGTCTCTGGCTGCAGAGCAATGGAATACAGAAAATCGAAAACCTGGAGGCGCAAACTGAGTTGCGTTGCCTCTTCTTGCAAATGAACTTGCTCCATAAAATTGAGAACCTGGAACCTCTGCAGAAACTGGATGCTCTTAACCTCAGCAACAATTACATCAAGACCATTGAAAACCTCT CCTGCCTCCCAGTCCTGAACACATTGCAGATGGCCCACAATCACCTGGAGACCGTGGAGGACATTCAGCATCTACAAGAGTGTTTGAGGCTTTGTGTCCTTGACCTTTCGCACAACAAGCTGAGTGACCCGGAGATCCTGAGCATTCTGGAAAGCATGCCCGAtttg CGTGTACTGAATTTGATGGGAAACCCGGTTATCAGACACATTCCTAATTACAGAAGGACAGTCACTGTACGACTAAAGCACTTAACATACCTGGATGATAGACCGGTGTTTCCAAAGGACAG agcTTGTGCGGAGGCCTGGGCTAGGGGAGGGTACGCAGCTGAAAAGGAGGAGAGACAGCAGTGGGAGAGCAGGGAGCGGAAGAAGATCACGGACAGCATTGAAGCCTTGGCCATGATCAAGCAGCGggcagaggagaggaaaagacagagagagagtcaaGAGAGAG GGGAAATGACATCTTCAGATGATGGTGAGAACGTGCCCGCCAgtgcggaaggcaaggaggagcctCCCGGGGACAGAGAAACAAGGCAGAAGATGGAGCTATTTGTTAAGGAAAGCTTTGAGGCCAAGGACGAGCTCTGCCCGGAAAAGCCAAGTGGAGAGGAGCCGCCTGTGGAGGCTAAAGGAGAGGATGGAGGTCGAGAGCCAGAGGGGACCCTCCCAGCTGAGACCCTGCTACTGTCGTCACCTGTGGAGGTTAAAGGAGAGGACGGAGATGGAGAGCCAGAGGGGACCCTCCCAGCTGAGGCCCCACCACCCCCGCCACCTGTGGAGGTTAAAGGAGAGGACGGAGATCAAGAGCCAGAGGGGACCCTCCCAGCTGAGGCCCCTCCACTGTTGCCGCCTGTGGAGGCTCAAGGAGAGGATGGAGGTCGACAGCCAGAGGGGACCCTCCCAGCTGAGACCCTGCTACTGTCACCGCCTGTGAAGGTTAAAGGAGAGGATGGAGATCAAGAGCCAGAGGGGACCCTCCCAGCTGAGGCCCCACCACCACCGCCCCTGGGAGCTTCCAGGGAAG AACCGACTCCCCAGGCTGTGGCCACTGAGGGTGTATTCGTTACAGAACTTGATGGAACGAGAAAGGAAGATTTAGAAACCATTAGACTGGAGACAAAGGAGACATTCTGCATTGAT AATATGTGCTTTCCGAAGATTGAGGTCATCTCGAGCTTGAGTGATGACAGTGACCCTGAACTGGACTACACGTCACTCCCTGTGCTGGAAAACCTGCCCACAGACACTCTGTCAAATATATTTGCAGTCTCTAAAGACACCTCAAAGGCGGCTCGGGTGCCCTTCACAGACATCTTTAAAAAAGAAGCTAAGAGGAACTTGGAAATCCGAAAACAAGACACCAAGTCCCCAAGACCCCTGATCCAGGAGCTCAGCGACGAGGACCCCTCTGGCCAGCCACTGATGCCCCCCACCTGCCAAAGAGATGCTGCACCACTCACTTCCAGTGGAGACAGGGACAGCGACTTCCTTGCAGCCTCTTCTCCGG CCCACAGGTGCCAGACCCATGTCCCAAGGGAGAAGGAACATCAGCCATCATCTCTCTGCATGAGCTCAGTGTCAGATAGTTGCTGTGGTGGGACGCTGTCCAGCCTAAAAAATGTGACCATTCCAATTCATCTTCAGCTGACAAGTTTATTTCATCCCTGA
- the DNAAF1 gene encoding dynein axonemal assembly factor 1 isoform X9, whose amino-acid sequence MHPEPSEPAAGGAAELDCAQEPGVEESAGDHGSAGRGSCKEEINDPKEICVGSSDTSYHSQQKQSGDNGSAGHFAHPREDREDRSPRMTKSSLQKLCKQHKLYITPALNDTLYLHFKGFDRIENLEEYTGLRCLWLQSNGIQKIENLEAQTELRCLFLQMNLLHKIENLEPLQKLDALNLSNNYIKTIENLSCLPVLNTLQMAHNHLETVEDIQHLQECLRLCVLDLSHNKLSDPEILSILESMPDLRVLNLMGNPVIRHIPNYRRTVTVRLKHLTYLDDRPVFPKDRACAEAWARGGYAAEKEERQQWESRERKKITDSIEALAMIKQRAEERKRQRESQERGEMTSSDDGENVPASAEGKEEPPGDRETRQKMELFVKESFEAKDELCPEKPSGEEPPVEAKGEDGGREPEGTLPAETLLLSSPVEVKGEDGDGEPEGTLPAEAPPPPPPVEVKGEDGDQEPEGTLPAEAPPLLPPVEAQGEDGGRQPEGTLPAETLLLSPPVKVKGEDGDQEPEGTLPAEAPPPPPLGASREEPTPQAVATEGVFVTELDGTRKEDLETIRLETKETFCIDDLPDLEDDDETGKSLEDQVKNMCFPKIEVISSLSDDSDPELDYTSLPVLENLPTDTLSNIFAVSKDTSKAARVPFTDIFKKEAKRNLEIRKQDTKSPRPLIQELSDEDPSGQPLMPPTCQRDAAPLTSSGDRDSDFLAASSPVPTESTATPPETCVGVAQPSQALPTWDLTAFPAPKAS is encoded by the exons aaattaaTGATCCTAAGGAAATATGTGTGGGTTCTTCTGACACATCCTACCACAGCCAGCAGAAACAGAGTGGTGATAATGGGTCAGCTGGTCACTTCGCACACCCAAGAGAAGACAGGGAAGATCGGAGCCCCAG aATGACTAAAAGTTCCCTGCAAAAACTCTGCAAGCAGCACAAGCTTTATATTACCCCAGCATTGAATGATACGCTGTATTTACACTTTAAAG GTTTTGATCGCATTGAGAACCTGGAAGAGTACACAGGTCTGCGCTGTCTCTGGCTGCAGAGCAATGGAATACAGAAAATCGAAAACCTGGAGGCGCAAACTGAGTTGCGTTGCCTCTTCTTGCAAATGAACTTGCTCCATAAAATTGAGAACCTGGAACCTCTGCAGAAACTGGATGCTCTTAACCTCAGCAACAATTACATCAAGACCATTGAAAACCTCT CCTGCCTCCCAGTCCTGAACACATTGCAGATGGCCCACAATCACCTGGAGACCGTGGAGGACATTCAGCATCTACAAGAGTGTTTGAGGCTTTGTGTCCTTGACCTTTCGCACAACAAGCTGAGTGACCCGGAGATCCTGAGCATTCTGGAAAGCATGCCCGAtttg CGTGTACTGAATTTGATGGGAAACCCGGTTATCAGACACATTCCTAATTACAGAAGGACAGTCACTGTACGACTAAAGCACTTAACATACCTGGATGATAGACCGGTGTTTCCAAAGGACAG agcTTGTGCGGAGGCCTGGGCTAGGGGAGGGTACGCAGCTGAAAAGGAGGAGAGACAGCAGTGGGAGAGCAGGGAGCGGAAGAAGATCACGGACAGCATTGAAGCCTTGGCCATGATCAAGCAGCGggcagaggagaggaaaagacagagagagagtcaaGAGAGAG GGGAAATGACATCTTCAGATGATGGTGAGAACGTGCCCGCCAgtgcggaaggcaaggaggagcctCCCGGGGACAGAGAAACAAGGCAGAAGATGGAGCTATTTGTTAAGGAAAGCTTTGAGGCCAAGGACGAGCTCTGCCCGGAAAAGCCAAGTGGAGAGGAGCCGCCTGTGGAGGCTAAAGGAGAGGATGGAGGTCGAGAGCCAGAGGGGACCCTCCCAGCTGAGACCCTGCTACTGTCGTCACCTGTGGAGGTTAAAGGAGAGGACGGAGATGGAGAGCCAGAGGGGACCCTCCCAGCTGAGGCCCCACCACCCCCGCCACCTGTGGAGGTTAAAGGAGAGGACGGAGATCAAGAGCCAGAGGGGACCCTCCCAGCTGAGGCCCCTCCACTGTTGCCGCCTGTGGAGGCTCAAGGAGAGGATGGAGGTCGACAGCCAGAGGGGACCCTCCCAGCTGAGACCCTGCTACTGTCACCGCCTGTGAAGGTTAAAGGAGAGGATGGAGATCAAGAGCCAGAGGGGACCCTCCCAGCTGAGGCCCCACCACCACCGCCCCTGGGAGCTTCCAGGGAAG AACCGACTCCCCAGGCTGTGGCCACTGAGGGTGTATTCGTTACAGAACTTGATGGAACGAGAAAGGAAGATTTAGAAACCATTAGACTGGAGACAAAGGAGACATTCTGCATTGAT GACCTACCTGACTTGGAAGATGATGATGAAACAGGCAAATCTCTGGAAGACCAGGTTAAG AATATGTGCTTTCCGAAGATTGAGGTCATCTCGAGCTTGAGTGATGACAGTGACCCTGAACTGGACTACACGTCACTCCCTGTGCTGGAAAACCTGCCCACAGACACTCTGTCAAATATATTTGCAGTCTCTAAAGACACCTCAAAGGCGGCTCGGGTGCCCTTCACAGACATCTTTAAAAAAGAAGCTAAGAGGAACTTGGAAATCCGAAAACAAGACACCAAGTCCCCAAGACCCCTGATCCAGGAGCTCAGCGACGAGGACCCCTCTGGCCAGCCACTGATGCCCCCCACCTGCCAAAGAGATGCTGCACCACTCACTTCCAGTGGAGACAGGGACAGCGACTTCCTTGCAGCCTCTTCTCCGG TGCCGACTGAGAGCACCGCCACACCCCCAGAGACGTGTGTCGGAGTTGCCCAGCCCAGCCAAGCTCTGCCCACGTGGGACCTCACTGCATTCCCAGCACCGAAAGCATCATAG
- the DNAAF1 gene encoding dynein axonemal assembly factor 1 isoform X10: protein MHPEPSEPAAGGAAELDCAQEPGVEESAGDHGSAGRGSCKEEINDPKEICVGSSDTSYHSQQKQSGDNGSAGHFAHPREDREDRSPRMTKSSLQKLCKQHKLYITPALNDTLYLHFKGFDRIENLEEYTGLRCLWLQSNGIQKIENLEAQTELRCLFLQMNLLHKIENLEPLQKLDALNLSNNYIKTIENLSCLPVLNTLQMAHNHLETVEDIQHLQECLRLCVLDLSHNKLSDPEILSILESMPDLRVLNLMGNPVIRHIPNYRRTVTVRLKHLTYLDDRPVFPKDRACAEAWARGGYAAEKEERQQWESRERKKITDSIEALAMIKQRAEERKRQRESQERGEMTSSDDGENVPASAEGKEEPPGDRETRQKMELFVKESFEAKDELCPEKPSGEEPPVEAKGEDGGREPEGTLPAETLLLSSPVEVKGEDGDGEPEGTLPAEAPPPPPPVEVKGEDGDQEPEGTLPAEAPPLLPPVEAQGEDGGRQPEGTLPAETLLLSPPVKVKGEDGDQEPEGTLPAEAPPPPPLGASREEPTPQAVATEGVFVTELDGTRKEDLETIRLETKETFCIDDLPDLEDDDETGKSLEDQNMCFPKIEVISSLSDDSDPELDYTSLPVLENLPTDTLSNIFAVSKDTSKAARVPFTDIFKKEAKRNLEIRKQDTKSPRPLIQELSDEDPSGQPLMPPTCQRDAAPLTSSGDRDSDFLAASSPVPTESTATPPETCVGVAQPSQALPTWDLTAFPAPKAS, encoded by the exons aaattaaTGATCCTAAGGAAATATGTGTGGGTTCTTCTGACACATCCTACCACAGCCAGCAGAAACAGAGTGGTGATAATGGGTCAGCTGGTCACTTCGCACACCCAAGAGAAGACAGGGAAGATCGGAGCCCCAG aATGACTAAAAGTTCCCTGCAAAAACTCTGCAAGCAGCACAAGCTTTATATTACCCCAGCATTGAATGATACGCTGTATTTACACTTTAAAG GTTTTGATCGCATTGAGAACCTGGAAGAGTACACAGGTCTGCGCTGTCTCTGGCTGCAGAGCAATGGAATACAGAAAATCGAAAACCTGGAGGCGCAAACTGAGTTGCGTTGCCTCTTCTTGCAAATGAACTTGCTCCATAAAATTGAGAACCTGGAACCTCTGCAGAAACTGGATGCTCTTAACCTCAGCAACAATTACATCAAGACCATTGAAAACCTCT CCTGCCTCCCAGTCCTGAACACATTGCAGATGGCCCACAATCACCTGGAGACCGTGGAGGACATTCAGCATCTACAAGAGTGTTTGAGGCTTTGTGTCCTTGACCTTTCGCACAACAAGCTGAGTGACCCGGAGATCCTGAGCATTCTGGAAAGCATGCCCGAtttg CGTGTACTGAATTTGATGGGAAACCCGGTTATCAGACACATTCCTAATTACAGAAGGACAGTCACTGTACGACTAAAGCACTTAACATACCTGGATGATAGACCGGTGTTTCCAAAGGACAG agcTTGTGCGGAGGCCTGGGCTAGGGGAGGGTACGCAGCTGAAAAGGAGGAGAGACAGCAGTGGGAGAGCAGGGAGCGGAAGAAGATCACGGACAGCATTGAAGCCTTGGCCATGATCAAGCAGCGggcagaggagaggaaaagacagagagagagtcaaGAGAGAG GGGAAATGACATCTTCAGATGATGGTGAGAACGTGCCCGCCAgtgcggaaggcaaggaggagcctCCCGGGGACAGAGAAACAAGGCAGAAGATGGAGCTATTTGTTAAGGAAAGCTTTGAGGCCAAGGACGAGCTCTGCCCGGAAAAGCCAAGTGGAGAGGAGCCGCCTGTGGAGGCTAAAGGAGAGGATGGAGGTCGAGAGCCAGAGGGGACCCTCCCAGCTGAGACCCTGCTACTGTCGTCACCTGTGGAGGTTAAAGGAGAGGACGGAGATGGAGAGCCAGAGGGGACCCTCCCAGCTGAGGCCCCACCACCCCCGCCACCTGTGGAGGTTAAAGGAGAGGACGGAGATCAAGAGCCAGAGGGGACCCTCCCAGCTGAGGCCCCTCCACTGTTGCCGCCTGTGGAGGCTCAAGGAGAGGATGGAGGTCGACAGCCAGAGGGGACCCTCCCAGCTGAGACCCTGCTACTGTCACCGCCTGTGAAGGTTAAAGGAGAGGATGGAGATCAAGAGCCAGAGGGGACCCTCCCAGCTGAGGCCCCACCACCACCGCCCCTGGGAGCTTCCAGGGAAG AACCGACTCCCCAGGCTGTGGCCACTGAGGGTGTATTCGTTACAGAACTTGATGGAACGAGAAAGGAAGATTTAGAAACCATTAGACTGGAGACAAAGGAGACATTCTGCATTGAT GACCTACCTGACTTGGAAGATGATGATGAAACAGGCAAATCTCTGGAAGACCAG AATATGTGCTTTCCGAAGATTGAGGTCATCTCGAGCTTGAGTGATGACAGTGACCCTGAACTGGACTACACGTCACTCCCTGTGCTGGAAAACCTGCCCACAGACACTCTGTCAAATATATTTGCAGTCTCTAAAGACACCTCAAAGGCGGCTCGGGTGCCCTTCACAGACATCTTTAAAAAAGAAGCTAAGAGGAACTTGGAAATCCGAAAACAAGACACCAAGTCCCCAAGACCCCTGATCCAGGAGCTCAGCGACGAGGACCCCTCTGGCCAGCCACTGATGCCCCCCACCTGCCAAAGAGATGCTGCACCACTCACTTCCAGTGGAGACAGGGACAGCGACTTCCTTGCAGCCTCTTCTCCGG TGCCGACTGAGAGCACCGCCACACCCCCAGAGACGTGTGTCGGAGTTGCCCAGCCCAGCCAAGCTCTGCCCACGTGGGACCTCACTGCATTCCCAGCACCGAAAGCATCATAG
- the DNAAF1 gene encoding dynein axonemal assembly factor 1 isoform X8: MHPEPSEPAAGGAAELDCAQEPGVEESAGDHGSAGRGSCKEEINDPKEICVGSSDTSYHSQQKQSGDNGSAGHFAHPREDREDRSPRMTKSSLQKLCKQHKLYITPALNDTLYLHFKGFDRIENLEEYTGLRCLWLQSNGIQKIENLEAQTELRCLFLQMNLLHKIENLEPLQKLDALNLSNNYIKTIENLSCLPVLNTLQMAHNHLETVEDIQHLQECLRLCVLDLSHNKLSDPEILSILESMPDLRVLNLMGNPVIRHIPNYRRTVTVRLKHLTYLDDRPVFPKDRACAEAWARGGYAAEKEERQQWESRERKKITDSIEALAMIKQRAEERKRQRESQERGEMTSSDDGENVPASAEGKEEPPGDRETRQKMELFVKESFEAKDELCPEKPSGEEPPVEAKGEDGGREPEGTLPAETLLLSSPVEVKGEDGDGEPEGTLPAEAPPPPPPVEVKGEDGDQEPEGTLPAEAPPLLPPVEAQGEDGGRQPEGTLPAETLLLSPPVKVKGEDGDQEPEGTLPAEAPPPPPLGASREEPTPQAVATEGVFVTELDGTRKEDLETIRLETKETFCIDDLPDLEDDDETGKSLEDQNMCFPKIEVISSLSDDSDPELDYTSLPVLENLPTDTLSNIFAVSKDTSKAARVPFTDIFKKEAKRNLEIRKQDTKSPRPLIQELSDEDPSGQPLMPPTCQRDAAPLTSSGDRDSDFLAASSPAHRCQTHVPREKEHQPSSLCMSSVSDSCCGGTLSSLKNVTIPIHLQLTSLFHP; the protein is encoded by the exons aaattaaTGATCCTAAGGAAATATGTGTGGGTTCTTCTGACACATCCTACCACAGCCAGCAGAAACAGAGTGGTGATAATGGGTCAGCTGGTCACTTCGCACACCCAAGAGAAGACAGGGAAGATCGGAGCCCCAG aATGACTAAAAGTTCCCTGCAAAAACTCTGCAAGCAGCACAAGCTTTATATTACCCCAGCATTGAATGATACGCTGTATTTACACTTTAAAG GTTTTGATCGCATTGAGAACCTGGAAGAGTACACAGGTCTGCGCTGTCTCTGGCTGCAGAGCAATGGAATACAGAAAATCGAAAACCTGGAGGCGCAAACTGAGTTGCGTTGCCTCTTCTTGCAAATGAACTTGCTCCATAAAATTGAGAACCTGGAACCTCTGCAGAAACTGGATGCTCTTAACCTCAGCAACAATTACATCAAGACCATTGAAAACCTCT CCTGCCTCCCAGTCCTGAACACATTGCAGATGGCCCACAATCACCTGGAGACCGTGGAGGACATTCAGCATCTACAAGAGTGTTTGAGGCTTTGTGTCCTTGACCTTTCGCACAACAAGCTGAGTGACCCGGAGATCCTGAGCATTCTGGAAAGCATGCCCGAtttg CGTGTACTGAATTTGATGGGAAACCCGGTTATCAGACACATTCCTAATTACAGAAGGACAGTCACTGTACGACTAAAGCACTTAACATACCTGGATGATAGACCGGTGTTTCCAAAGGACAG agcTTGTGCGGAGGCCTGGGCTAGGGGAGGGTACGCAGCTGAAAAGGAGGAGAGACAGCAGTGGGAGAGCAGGGAGCGGAAGAAGATCACGGACAGCATTGAAGCCTTGGCCATGATCAAGCAGCGggcagaggagaggaaaagacagagagagagtcaaGAGAGAG GGGAAATGACATCTTCAGATGATGGTGAGAACGTGCCCGCCAgtgcggaaggcaaggaggagcctCCCGGGGACAGAGAAACAAGGCAGAAGATGGAGCTATTTGTTAAGGAAAGCTTTGAGGCCAAGGACGAGCTCTGCCCGGAAAAGCCAAGTGGAGAGGAGCCGCCTGTGGAGGCTAAAGGAGAGGATGGAGGTCGAGAGCCAGAGGGGACCCTCCCAGCTGAGACCCTGCTACTGTCGTCACCTGTGGAGGTTAAAGGAGAGGACGGAGATGGAGAGCCAGAGGGGACCCTCCCAGCTGAGGCCCCACCACCCCCGCCACCTGTGGAGGTTAAAGGAGAGGACGGAGATCAAGAGCCAGAGGGGACCCTCCCAGCTGAGGCCCCTCCACTGTTGCCGCCTGTGGAGGCTCAAGGAGAGGATGGAGGTCGACAGCCAGAGGGGACCCTCCCAGCTGAGACCCTGCTACTGTCACCGCCTGTGAAGGTTAAAGGAGAGGATGGAGATCAAGAGCCAGAGGGGACCCTCCCAGCTGAGGCCCCACCACCACCGCCCCTGGGAGCTTCCAGGGAAG AACCGACTCCCCAGGCTGTGGCCACTGAGGGTGTATTCGTTACAGAACTTGATGGAACGAGAAAGGAAGATTTAGAAACCATTAGACTGGAGACAAAGGAGACATTCTGCATTGAT GACCTACCTGACTTGGAAGATGATGATGAAACAGGCAAATCTCTGGAAGACCAG AATATGTGCTTTCCGAAGATTGAGGTCATCTCGAGCTTGAGTGATGACAGTGACCCTGAACTGGACTACACGTCACTCCCTGTGCTGGAAAACCTGCCCACAGACACTCTGTCAAATATATTTGCAGTCTCTAAAGACACCTCAAAGGCGGCTCGGGTGCCCTTCACAGACATCTTTAAAAAAGAAGCTAAGAGGAACTTGGAAATCCGAAAACAAGACACCAAGTCCCCAAGACCCCTGATCCAGGAGCTCAGCGACGAGGACCCCTCTGGCCAGCCACTGATGCCCCCCACCTGCCAAAGAGATGCTGCACCACTCACTTCCAGTGGAGACAGGGACAGCGACTTCCTTGCAGCCTCTTCTCCGG CCCACAGGTGCCAGACCCATGTCCCAAGGGAGAAGGAACATCAGCCATCATCTCTCTGCATGAGCTCAGTGTCAGATAGTTGCTGTGGTGGGACGCTGTCCAGCCTAAAAAATGTGACCATTCCAATTCATCTTCAGCTGACAAGTTTATTTCATCCCTGA
- the DNAAF1 gene encoding dynein axonemal assembly factor 1 isoform X24, protein MHPEPSEPAAGGAAELDCAQEPGVEESAGDHGSAGRGSCKEEINDPKEICVGSSDTSYHSQQKQSGDNGSAGHFAHPREDREDRSPRMTKSSLQKLCKQHKLYITPALNDTLYLHFKGFDRIENLEEYTGLRCLWLQSNGIQKIENLEAQTELRCLFLQMNLLHKIENLEPLQKLDALNLSNNYIKTIENLSCLPVLNTLQMAHNHLETVEDIQHLQECLRLCVLDLSHNKLSDPEILSILESMPDLRVLNLMGNPVIRHIPNYRRTVTVRLKHLTYLDDRPVFPKDRACAEAWARGGYAAEKEERQQWESRERKKITDSIEALAMIKQRAEERKRQRESQERGEMTSSDDGENVPASAEGKEEPPGDRETRQKMELFVKESFEAKDELCPEKPSGEEPPVEAKGEDGGREPEGTLPAETLLLSSPVEVKGEDGDGEPEGTLPAEAPPPPPPVEVKGEDGDQEPEGTLPAEAPPLLPPVEAQGEDGGRQPEGTLPAETLLLSPPVKVKGEDGDQEPEGTLPAEAPPPPPLGASREEPTPQAVATEGVFVTELDGTRKEDLETIRLETKETFCIDNMCFPKIEVISSLSDDSDPELDYTSLPVLENLPTDTLSNIFAVSKDTSKAARVPFTDIFKKEAKRNLEIRKQDTKSPRPLIQELSDEDPSGQPLMPPTCQRDAAPLTSSGDRDSDFLAASSPGSSNSPASASEVAGITGTRQGIFLPQPPQ, encoded by the exons aaattaaTGATCCTAAGGAAATATGTGTGGGTTCTTCTGACACATCCTACCACAGCCAGCAGAAACAGAGTGGTGATAATGGGTCAGCTGGTCACTTCGCACACCCAAGAGAAGACAGGGAAGATCGGAGCCCCAG aATGACTAAAAGTTCCCTGCAAAAACTCTGCAAGCAGCACAAGCTTTATATTACCCCAGCATTGAATGATACGCTGTATTTACACTTTAAAG GTTTTGATCGCATTGAGAACCTGGAAGAGTACACAGGTCTGCGCTGTCTCTGGCTGCAGAGCAATGGAATACAGAAAATCGAAAACCTGGAGGCGCAAACTGAGTTGCGTTGCCTCTTCTTGCAAATGAACTTGCTCCATAAAATTGAGAACCTGGAACCTCTGCAGAAACTGGATGCTCTTAACCTCAGCAACAATTACATCAAGACCATTGAAAACCTCT CCTGCCTCCCAGTCCTGAACACATTGCAGATGGCCCACAATCACCTGGAGACCGTGGAGGACATTCAGCATCTACAAGAGTGTTTGAGGCTTTGTGTCCTTGACCTTTCGCACAACAAGCTGAGTGACCCGGAGATCCTGAGCATTCTGGAAAGCATGCCCGAtttg CGTGTACTGAATTTGATGGGAAACCCGGTTATCAGACACATTCCTAATTACAGAAGGACAGTCACTGTACGACTAAAGCACTTAACATACCTGGATGATAGACCGGTGTTTCCAAAGGACAG agcTTGTGCGGAGGCCTGGGCTAGGGGAGGGTACGCAGCTGAAAAGGAGGAGAGACAGCAGTGGGAGAGCAGGGAGCGGAAGAAGATCACGGACAGCATTGAAGCCTTGGCCATGATCAAGCAGCGggcagaggagaggaaaagacagagagagagtcaaGAGAGAG GGGAAATGACATCTTCAGATGATGGTGAGAACGTGCCCGCCAgtgcggaaggcaaggaggagcctCCCGGGGACAGAGAAACAAGGCAGAAGATGGAGCTATTTGTTAAGGAAAGCTTTGAGGCCAAGGACGAGCTCTGCCCGGAAAAGCCAAGTGGAGAGGAGCCGCCTGTGGAGGCTAAAGGAGAGGATGGAGGTCGAGAGCCAGAGGGGACCCTCCCAGCTGAGACCCTGCTACTGTCGTCACCTGTGGAGGTTAAAGGAGAGGACGGAGATGGAGAGCCAGAGGGGACCCTCCCAGCTGAGGCCCCACCACCCCCGCCACCTGTGGAGGTTAAAGGAGAGGACGGAGATCAAGAGCCAGAGGGGACCCTCCCAGCTGAGGCCCCTCCACTGTTGCCGCCTGTGGAGGCTCAAGGAGAGGATGGAGGTCGACAGCCAGAGGGGACCCTCCCAGCTGAGACCCTGCTACTGTCACCGCCTGTGAAGGTTAAAGGAGAGGATGGAGATCAAGAGCCAGAGGGGACCCTCCCAGCTGAGGCCCCACCACCACCGCCCCTGGGAGCTTCCAGGGAAG AACCGACTCCCCAGGCTGTGGCCACTGAGGGTGTATTCGTTACAGAACTTGATGGAACGAGAAAGGAAGATTTAGAAACCATTAGACTGGAGACAAAGGAGACATTCTGCATTGAT AATATGTGCTTTCCGAAGATTGAGGTCATCTCGAGCTTGAGTGATGACAGTGACCCTGAACTGGACTACACGTCACTCCCTGTGCTGGAAAACCTGCCCACAGACACTCTGTCAAATATATTTGCAGTCTCTAAAGACACCTCAAAGGCGGCTCGGGTGCCCTTCACAGACATCTTTAAAAAAGAAGCTAAGAGGAACTTGGAAATCCGAAAACAAGACACCAAGTCCCCAAGACCCCTGATCCAGGAGCTCAGCGACGAGGACCCCTCTGGCCAGCCACTGATGCCCCCCACCTGCCAAAGAGATGCTGCACCACTCACTTCCAGTGGAGACAGGGACAGCGACTTCCTTGCAGCCTCTTCTCCGG gttcaagcaattctcctgcctccgcctctgaagtagctgggattacaggcacccgtcaagggattttcctgcctcagcctccccagtag